The Mucilaginibacter rubeus genomic interval CAATGTACTCAGCATTTTGGAGGATGAAAAAAACAACCTGTGGATGGGCACAGGTAACGGTTTATCCAAATTTTCCATCGCCTCGCAAACCTTTAAAAACTACAGTAAAAACGATGGCCTGGGTGGCAATACCTTTAATATCAATTCAGGTTGTAAAACAAGTGATGGCGAAATGCTTTTTGGCGGGCTTAACGGCTTAAGCAGCTTCTTTCCTTCAAAAATTGAGGATAACACGATACCTCCGCCGGTAATTATTACCTCATTAAAGCTATTTAACAAAACGGTAGGAATCAACCAGCCGGATAACCTGCTTTCAAAGGATATCAGCCTTACGCAAAATGTGGTTTTTTCACATGCCCAAAATGTGTTCACCATTGATTTTGCAGCGCTCAATTATATCAAGTCTGATAAAAACAGGTATGCCTACAAACTGGAACCTTTTGATAAAGATTGGGTGCATACAGATATCCCATCCGCGCCATATACCAACCTCTCGCCGGGCAGCTATACCTTTTTTGCAAAGGGCTCAAATAATGACGGAGTTTGGGGCAAGGCAGTTGTGTTACATATTAAAGTATTGCCTCCTTTTTGGGAAACCATCTGGGCTTATGGTTTGTACCTGTTGTTTATCGGCAGCATCGTATTTTTATTGGTACGTTTCATCATATTAAGGGCACTGTTACGGCGGGATAAAGAGCTCACCCATCTAAAGCTTAATTTTTTCACCAATATTTCGCACGAAATCCGCACGCATCTGTCCCTGATATTCGGCCCGGTAGAAAAGATGATTCTTGAAGAAAAGGGCGGCGCGCAAACCCGGCAGCTGCATATCATTAAAAAAAACTCCGACAGCCTGCTGCAATTGGTTAATGAACTGATGGATTTCAGAAAGGCAGAAACCGGGAACCTGAAGTTGCATATCGCGGAGCATAATATTGTAGCTACCATATCAGAAATTTATAACTCTTTTTATGATCATGCGGTATCAGCCAATATCACAATTGACCTGATTGCTTCCGCCGATGTTATTCCGCTTTATTTTGATAAAATACAGTTGGAAAAAGTGTTTTTTAACCTGCTGCATAATGCCTTCAAGTTTACCGGCAGCGGCGGTTATATTAATATTCTGGTAGAGGAGGGGAAAGACAATGTAACCATTACTGTGGCCGATAACGGTAAAGGAATTGCCCCCGAAAACCTGAAGAATTTATTCGAAAATTATTTCCAGGAAAACGACCAGGGAAAACAAAATACAGGTTATGGTATCGGGCTTGCATTGTCAAAAAGCATTATAGAACTGCATAAAGGTTCTATTTCTGTAGAAAGTAAAATAGCTGCCTCTGGTAACAGAACCTCGTTTGTCGTTAGCCTGCGTAAGGGTGCTGGTCATTTTAAACCGACCGATTTGCAGAGAACGTCCGTCAATGATTTTCTGAAGGTACAACGGCCTGCGTTGAATGATGGTTCAGTTGCGCCCGCGGCTGAATTGGTTGATGTATTTAAATCTTCAAAAGACAAGAAGCAGACTATCCTACTTGTTGAGGATAACCCTGAGGTAAGTTCATTTATTATTGAATTTTTGCGGCAGCACTATGAGGTGATCAGCTGCGAAAATGGTGTGAAAGGCTGGGAGGCTGCCAGGGAGCAGATCCCGGATCTTGTTATAAGCGATGTGATGATGCCCGAAATGGATGGTTTTACCTTATGTCATCACATTAAGGAAGATGAACGGACTAATCATATCCCGGTTATCCTGTTAACCGCCAAGGCATCGGGCGTAAATCATATAGAAGGCCTTAAAATGGGCGCCGACGTTTATCTGACCAAACCTTTCAGTATTGAAGTGCTGCTGCTGCAGGTTAACAACCTGCTAAATGCAAGCGAAAGGATCCGAAATACATTCAAAGAGCAGATTACCGCCAGTTCTGATCCTGTTTGGGATGCCAGTTCTGAAAAAAATATCCAGGCAACAAAAGCTTTGGTTGATACCATAGATAATGAGTTTATAAATAAGCTGGTCCGGATCATTGAGCACGAGCTTGATAATTTAGCCTTCGGGGTTCCTGAACTGGCCAGCGAGATAGGTATGAGCCAGCCCGTATTATATAAAAAGCTGGATGCGCTCACCGGTCTGTCTGTCAATGATTTCATTAAATCTGTTAAAATGAACCATGCGGGGATCTTGCTCAATACCAAACGCTATACCGTTAACGAAGTGGCCTATATGGTTGGTTTCAGCGACAGGAAATATTTTAGCAAAGAGTTTAAAAAGCAGTACGGGAAAAACCCTACTGAGTTTATGAATAGTTAGTTAAATGTGTAAGGCAAATGGAAAAGCGGACTTATGCCCATTTTTAGCCGCTTTTCCTGGGTGATGGGTTTAAACACTTTCGGGCCCATCTTTTGCTTTTTCTGTTACAATTTTGGATTCCGTCGAGATCCCGTTTTGTGCGTCTTTAAATTCTTTAA includes:
- a CDS encoding two-component regulator propeller domain-containing protein, whose amino-acid sequence is MKLIITTFLFCIFISLSAYGQRVAFENLTVDNGLSQNSVLAIVQDSRGFMWYGTQHGLNKYNTRGFKIYKNDPADRSSISSDYITSLVVDSHKELWVGTRNGLNKYNPETDSFERVKLNRHVAGPEIISAVYEDKHKNMWVWSSDGLYRFSKPAGEFSSISVPDSVAGLYGTNVHTIYQDHSGNYWMGSSAGLSKMEGFKGRYTYKMYKHKDNAANSLSDNYVTTITEDAANNLWIGTLHGGVNLYNRNTETFSRFLANSGTKGPANNNIRILQPEKSGKIWVGTQSGLNILDPLTKQFVTYRHDPEDKNSLSQNSIYSVFIDNSNTVWIGTYWGGINMVSNPNTTFLTYQTAHYHSAINNNVVSAVAEDDRHNLWIGTEGGGLNYFDRKADVVTTYQNKINDPTSLGSDLVKVVYIDKDKNVWVGTHGGGLNMFNPASHSFKRFLYKENDPVTLGSEVLSLLHDSKGNLWVGTQNGLLIFRQSNALLQRVDLPVISKIGKKSVLAFLEDKDLNIWIATASGLYKTDYGHNKITVYKKEQGLKSTDINCIYQDTKRRIWVGSYYGGLALYDAAHEKFTAYTERDGLTNNNVLSILEDEKNNLWMGTGNGLSKFSIASQTFKNYSKNDGLGGNTFNINSGCKTSDGEMLFGGLNGLSSFFPSKIEDNTIPPPVIITSLKLFNKTVGINQPDNLLSKDISLTQNVVFSHAQNVFTIDFAALNYIKSDKNRYAYKLEPFDKDWVHTDIPSAPYTNLSPGSYTFFAKGSNNDGVWGKAVVLHIKVLPPFWETIWAYGLYLLFIGSIVFLLVRFIILRALLRRDKELTHLKLNFFTNISHEIRTHLSLIFGPVEKMILEEKGGAQTRQLHIIKKNSDSLLQLVNELMDFRKAETGNLKLHIAEHNIVATISEIYNSFYDHAVSANITIDLIASADVIPLYFDKIQLEKVFFNLLHNAFKFTGSGGYINILVEEGKDNVTITVADNGKGIAPENLKNLFENYFQENDQGKQNTGYGIGLALSKSIIELHKGSISVESKIAASGNRTSFVVSLRKGAGHFKPTDLQRTSVNDFLKVQRPALNDGSVAPAAELVDVFKSSKDKKQTILLVEDNPEVSSFIIEFLRQHYEVISCENGVKGWEAAREQIPDLVISDVMMPEMDGFTLCHHIKEDERTNHIPVILLTAKASGVNHIEGLKMGADVYLTKPFSIEVLLLQVNNLLNASERIRNTFKEQITASSDPVWDASSEKNIQATKALVDTIDNEFINKLVRIIEHELDNLAFGVPELASEIGMSQPVLYKKLDALTGLSVNDFIKSVKMNHAGILLNTKRYTVNEVAYMVGFSDRKYFSKEFKKQYGKNPTEFMNS